The genomic DNA TTACGATGAGGCGATTAAATACTACAAACTGGTTCTGAAATATAAAGACACCCCTCGTTATGATGAAGCCCTGTATAAAATCGGATGGGCAAATTACCTGAAGGAAGATTTCCCTGCCGCGATTGCGTCGTTTACGACAGTTGTTCAAGATATCGAAAAAACAAAACCGGTGGATTACCAGGGCCTCTATTCCAACCCCTCTCTTGAAAACGAATCACTCGATTACATTGGCATTTGCTTCCACGATTACGGCGGCCTTGACGAGGCCTTAAGCTATCTGGCCGATTTAAAGTATCCAGACTACGGCGTGCGGATTCTCAAAAAACTGGGGGATGTTTACAAAAATAACGAAGAGAAATTCCTGAGAGCCATTGCTACCTATGATGCCATTCTGCATTATTATCCGGATACACCTCAGGCCCCTCAAATCCAGAATGCGATTGTGATGTCGTTCAAACGACTGGAAGACAACAACGGCGTTTATCGGGCCCAGCGAGAGATGTTCCTGAAATATCACCCGGGAAGCCAATGGGCGCAGGCGATGGAGAAGAAAATTCCCAATCCGCTTCTGCGGAGAAAAACCATTCGGGAAGCAACCGAACTGGTGAAGAAAACGATGCAGGAAAATATTAACCGGCTTCTTACCGATGCGGAGAGAGATTCTTCTCTGGACTATTATCAACAAGCGGTGAAAAACAGCCGCATCTATTTAAAATATTTCCCGGATGATTCATTGGCCTACACGATTCACTGGAATATGGCCGTTGTTCTGGATACGAAATTGAATGAGGATGAAGAGGCCTTTAAGGAATATGAGAAAATTGCCTTTGATTACACCAAGGACAAATATCGAAAGGATGCCGCTCAAAATGCCATCGCTGTGGCCAATGAAATTTTGGAAAAGCATCATATTAAGCCCCTGAAAACAGCGGCCGACGATACCAGCAAGATCAGTGACTTTCAGAAGATGGCCGCTCGTCAGAAGGGAGCAGCCGGTCTTCAGGCGGTCAACCCGGATACCCTGAATGCAGATGAGCGGCGCCTGATTGAGGCCTACAATAATTTCATCAAGCTCTTTCCGCAGGATAAAGATGCCTCGGTGGCTCTGGCCAATGCCGGAATTCTGTTCTACAATAAGAAGCAGTTTGAAAAAGCCCTGAGATATTTTAACACCCTCATTCAACGCTTCCCGAATAGTCCGGAGCTGACCCAGGCGCAATTTACGGCTATGGAAAGCTATTTTGGAAAACAGGATTTTGTAAGCGCCGAATTAATGGCCAAAAAAATTCAATTAAGCAAAAACGTACCCGAAGCAGTGAAGAAGAAGGCCATTCGCCGCATGTCCGAGTCAATTTTTCTGCACGCTCAGGCGCTTGCAGACAGCGGAAATCATCTGGCAGCCGCCAAAGAGTATCGGAGGGTTGTGAAAGAAGTGCCCAACGCCAAATTTGCCGATTTGGCCCTCTATCAATCGGCTGTGGAATATGATAAGGTTTCGGAATACAATCAGGCCGTTGAAGTTTATCAGTATTTAATTGATCATTTTCCTTCATCCAAATATTACCTGGATGCCATGAACAACCTGGCACTGGATTATGGCGAATTGAAGGACTATAAATATGCGGCCAATACCTATGAAAAGCTCTGGAAAGCCACGCCGGATTCTGCAAAAGCGCAGGATGCGTTGTACAACGCCAGTTTCTTTTCGGTCAAGGCTAAGGATTGGCGAAATGCGATCCGGATAAACAAGCAGTACGTGAAAACATATCCCAAATCTGCTGATGCGGAAAATATGTTTTACAATATGGCCGAATATTATTTAAAACTGGATGATCTGGATCAGGCCAATAGAATCTGGGATGAATTTGGAACCAAATACCCGGATTCGCCCCGGGGTGTGGAGACCTTTTTCAAGCGCGGCGAATATTTTATGAACAAGGGGGAACATGATCAGGCCATTGCGGAATTTGACCGGGCGCTGAAGCGAAACTCAGAATTGAAAACAAAAAATCTTAAAACGAATGATTACTACGCAGCAGAAGCCCTCTTCTTAAAATCGGAATTAATGTACAATGACTACAAAAAAATCCGGTTTACTCTGGCGAATATGGAGGCTCAAAAAAATCGGAAAAAAGAGCTGTTGAATCAATTGGTTTCTCAGTATGAAGAGGTGGCCGCCTACGGCACGATTCGGTTGTACGAAGCCACCTACGACATTGGAAAGGTTTACGAAGAATTCGCCAATGCCTGGGATTCCCAGGAAATTCCTCAAATGGACGAAACCCGTCAGATTGTGTACCGAACAAAAATTCACCAAACGTCCGCACAATTATACGAAAAAGCCCACAATTCCTACCGCTCAGCGTTTGTTCTGCTGAGAAAGCTTGAGATGGCCAGCAAACCGTCTGCACCGGATTCAACAGCCCTGGCGGACACAACGGGTAAAGATTCAACCCAAAATCACTCGATTCGCGTGGCTGAGAAGGACAGTACCCTTCGGGTCATGAAACGCTGGGTAAAGCGTTCGGGTGAAAAGACCTCCGAGATGCTTTACCGGATTGCCGATCTGAATTTTGCTTCTATTGAACAAATCTTGTCGGCGCCCATTCCCGGGGGCCTGGACCCCGTGGCCACACTGGAATACAAAAATCAGGTGTATCTAAAAGCAGTTAAGCCGACGGTGGATAAAATTGTTCAGGCCCATCTCCGAAACATCAATGAAGCCGATTCACTTCAATTGGAGAATATGTGGGTGGCTCGTTCGCGGCAAAAGCTGCTGCAGGTCTTTAAGATTCTTCCGGCAAAATATTACCAGCTGGCAAAAGGCACAATCGATACTTACCGGAAAATGAAGCATCAGTACTATTATATTATGACGAAGGGAACAGATGCTGAAAAGGAGGATGCCCTTAATTTAGCCGGGGATTTGTTGAATGTGATCGAATTGGGGAAAAAGTACACGCAAATTATGACGCGTTTTTACCAGTGGGAATTGGATAATTTTCTTAAACACAATTTCCCGGAAAAATATGCGGAACAGGGAATCAATGACTATCTGGAAAACACCTACGATATAGCCGACACCTACAAACTGGAGGCGGATTCGGCACGGGCACTAAAGGACTATTTTTCGGCCTTGAATCAAAAGGACCCGATGCCCGAGTATGAGGACGCCATTTACACCTATTCGGATAATTTTAATTCGTTACACGATGCGGCACTTGAGATTGCCGCAGATGCATACGATTACAAGAAATCCCATAATTTACAAAGCCTGGCAATTAGCCGCATTTCCAGTCTTCTTATCGAACTGGATCCCGTCACGTACGCCAAAGAATTCGCGGTGTCTACAGATTCCGTTTATATTCCGGCGGATAGCACGTGGCTGGTCCGTACAGCCGTTGATTCCAACTGGATCCAGAACGATGCCCCGGATTCCTCCTGGCTGCATGCAGAAAAAATGGCCTGGGATTCCACCGGGAAAGCCCTGTTCCCGGGGCAGGTCGCTTACAGCATGAATATTCCCATGGAACTGGATACCGTGTTTGCGGATACCTCTGCAGGGGATTCCGTACAAAAAGCTGCGTCCAGGCCCTTTCATCTGGTACCCAAACAACCGTATCCGGGCGAGTTGTATTTCAGAAAACACGTCGAAATCAGCGACATTCCGGTGTCTGCCATGCTCAAAATTCAGGCGGACGACAACATGGAAATTTTCCTAAACGGCGTAAAGGTTTTCCAGGAAAAGGCCGATACATTAGGGTGGAAGCAAGCCTTCCCTGTGAATGTGAATGAGTTTATCCGGCAAGGAGATAATGTGGTAGCCATTCACGTAACAGACACAGACAGTACCCGGAAAGGCATGCGGGCGATCTTTCAAATCCAGCTCCTGCGAAAAGCAACGATTCAGAAGGTGAGTCAGTCGGTTAAGCAGGAAGAAATTAATTATGAAAAAGAGGTTGAAAAACAGGCCTTTCTTCTAAATCATGTGCTCAAGCC from Calditrichota bacterium includes the following:
- a CDS encoding tetratricopeptide repeat protein, whose translation is MEKRRFQGWKVAVVFLIMSLIICWGKIGFAQETLIEKGEKSSYQTLLDSLVKTFSAEDLIKFREFYQNEINRLQREKKLLREKNIQNVEKLLTENPNSHFIDKILLRLGEFYFQEAEETFLKQMDAYDKAYSEYEKGLRPNPPDEPKVDYSKALEKYRLIVDNFPNSSLYDDALYNLAYILGKQGKSVEAVGYYREIASKFPKSKYAPEALMQIGEYYFSPSVRNYDEAIKYYKLVLKYKDTPRYDEALYKIGWANYLKEDFPAAIASFTTVVQDIEKTKPVDYQGLYSNPSLENESLDYIGICFHDYGGLDEALSYLADLKYPDYGVRILKKLGDVYKNNEEKFLRAIATYDAILHYYPDTPQAPQIQNAIVMSFKRLEDNNGVYRAQREMFLKYHPGSQWAQAMEKKIPNPLLRRKTIREATELVKKTMQENINRLLTDAERDSSLDYYQQAVKNSRIYLKYFPDDSLAYTIHWNMAVVLDTKLNEDEEAFKEYEKIAFDYTKDKYRKDAAQNAIAVANEILEKHHIKPLKTAADDTSKISDFQKMAARQKGAAGLQAVNPDTLNADERRLIEAYNNFIKLFPQDKDASVALANAGILFYNKKQFEKALRYFNTLIQRFPNSPELTQAQFTAMESYFGKQDFVSAELMAKKIQLSKNVPEAVKKKAIRRMSESIFLHAQALADSGNHLAAAKEYRRVVKEVPNAKFADLALYQSAVEYDKVSEYNQAVEVYQYLIDHFPSSKYYLDAMNNLALDYGELKDYKYAANTYEKLWKATPDSAKAQDALYNASFFSVKAKDWRNAIRINKQYVKTYPKSADAENMFYNMAEYYLKLDDLDQANRIWDEFGTKYPDSPRGVETFFKRGEYFMNKGEHDQAIAEFDRALKRNSELKTKNLKTNDYYAAEALFLKSELMYNDYKKIRFTLANMEAQKNRKKELLNQLVSQYEEVAAYGTIRLYEATYDIGKVYEEFANAWDSQEIPQMDETRQIVYRTKIHQTSAQLYEKAHNSYRSAFVLLRKLEMASKPSAPDSTALADTTGKDSTQNHSIRVAEKDSTLRVMKRWVKRSGEKTSEMLYRIADLNFASIEQILSAPIPGGLDPVATLEYKNQVYLKAVKPTVDKIVQAHLRNINEADSLQLENMWVARSRQKLLQVFKILPAKYYQLAKGTIDTYRKMKHQYYYIMTKGTDAEKEDALNLAGDLLNVIELGKKYTQIMTRFYQWELDNFLKHNFPEKYAEQGINDYLENTYDIADTYKLEADSARALKDYFSALNQKDPMPEYEDAIYTYSDNFNSLHDAALEIAADAYDYKKSHNLQSLAISRISSLLIELDPVTYAKEFAVSTDSVYIPADSTWLVRTAVDSNWIQNDAPDSSWLHAEKMAWDSTGKALFPGQVAYSMNIPMELDTVFADTSAGDSVQKAASRPFHLVPKQPYPGELYFRKHVEISDIPVSAMLKIQADDNMEIFLNGVKVFQEKADTLGWKQAFPVNVNEFIRQGDNVVAIHVTDTDSTRKGMRAIFQIQLLRKATIQKVSQSVKQEEINYEKEVEKQAFLLNHVLKP